A DNA window from bacterium contains the following coding sequences:
- a CDS encoding enoyl-CoA hydratase/isomerase family protein has translation MNYEYFDCDIDDGVATISSLGPSAPQLQDIGDELVDVLLRLQEDRAVRVILLSDAGGAFDATMGLQSAAEDRTRGEGMENMAAGLDTVRRVVTLMQELGKPVVAAVSGDVRDAGFGLVMAADICMACATATFTLQDMRHGLLPDWGMTYTLPRLIGPKRTLELFWSGRSVPAEEAARMGLIDRVVQSDVWDEEVERFTRHLTTIPQPALQLSKMAVQQSSQFDMTTMLSLEFESQQQCWDSRETDTGMAAMLAGREPDFRFEEAGDD, from the coding sequence ATGAACTACGAGTACTTCGATTGCGATATCGACGATGGCGTGGCGACCATATCTTCGCTGGGCCCGTCGGCCCCCCAGCTCCAGGATATCGGGGACGAACTGGTGGACGTCCTGCTGCGCCTGCAGGAAGACCGCGCGGTGCGTGTCATCCTGCTGAGCGATGCGGGCGGCGCGTTCGACGCCACCATGGGCCTGCAGTCGGCAGCGGAGGACCGCACCCGCGGCGAGGGCATGGAGAACATGGCGGCCGGTCTCGACACGGTGCGCCGCGTGGTCACGCTGATGCAGGAGCTGGGCAAGCCTGTCGTGGCCGCGGTCAGCGGGGACGTGCGCGACGCCGGGTTCGGCCTGGTGATGGCCGCCGACATCTGCATGGCCTGCGCCACCGCCACCTTCACCCTGCAGGACATGCGCCACGGGCTGCTGCCGGACTGGGGCATGACCTACACGCTGCCCCGCCTCATCGGTCCCAAACGGACCCTGGAGCTCTTCTGGTCCGGGCGCTCGGTCCCCGCCGAAGAGGCGGCGCGCATGGGCCTGATCGACAGGGTGGTGCAGAGCGACGTCTGGGACGAGGAGGTGGAGAGGTTCACCCGGCACCTGACCACGATCCCGCAGCCGGCCCTGCAGCTCAGCAAGATGGCCGTGCAGCAGTCGTCGCAATTCGACATGACCACCATGCTGTCCCTGGAATTCGAGTCCCAGCAGCAATGCTGGGATTCGCGCGAGACGGATACGGGCATGGCCGCGATGC
- a CDS encoding TIGR01777 family oxidoreductase, which produces MRVFLTGGTGLIGRALIRGLIERGDEAVCITRDRRRALSRLPRPVEILEGDPAAEGAWQDALADCDAVINLAGEPLAAGRWTSRRKQQFRRSRLETTRRVVDAVHAHPRVRTLLSGSAVGYYAEGGREPLYEEREAGGDFLGRLAHEWEGCALEAASGDTRVVLLRTGVVLARDGDALARLTMPYRFGLGGPLGDPRAFFPWIHRSDMVRATLHLLDHEGISGPVNMVVPDPPTQQEFAQALGRVLGKPSAFRMPAFLLRLALGEMADMMLCSCRAVPKVLRANGFSFKHHDLEAALIDLLR; this is translated from the coding sequence ATGAGGGTGTTTCTGACCGGTGGCACCGGACTGATCGGGCGGGCCCTGATCCGGGGCTTGATCGAGCGGGGAGACGAGGCGGTCTGTATCACGCGGGATCGTCGCCGCGCGCTGTCCCGTCTGCCGCGTCCCGTCGAGATCCTGGAGGGCGACCCCGCGGCAGAGGGAGCCTGGCAGGACGCCCTGGCCGATTGCGATGCGGTGATCAACCTGGCCGGAGAGCCGCTGGCCGCAGGACGCTGGACGAGCCGGCGCAAGCAGCAGTTCCGCAGGTCCCGTCTGGAGACGACCCGCAGAGTTGTCGATGCCGTCCATGCGCACCCGCGCGTCCGTACCCTGCTGAGCGGTTCCGCGGTCGGCTACTACGCCGAGGGCGGCCGGGAGCCCCTCTACGAGGAACGCGAGGCGGGAGGCGATTTCCTGGGGCGCCTGGCCCACGAATGGGAAGGGTGCGCCCTCGAAGCCGCGTCGGGCGACACGCGCGTCGTGCTGCTGCGCACCGGGGTGGTCCTAGCCCGCGACGGCGATGCCCTGGCCCGCCTGACCATGCCCTATCGTTTCGGGCTCGGCGGTCCGCTCGGCGATCCGCGCGCTTTCTTCCCCTGGATCCACCGCTCGGACATGGTCCGGGCCACGCTACACCTGCTCGACCACGAAGGGATCTCGGGCCCGGTGAACATGGTCGTGCCCGACCCGCCGACCCAGCAGGAATTCGCACAGGCCCTGGGGCGCGTGCTGGGAAAACCTTCGGCTTTCCGCATGCCGGCGTTCCTGCTGCGCCTGGCGCTCGGTGAGATGGCCGACATGATGCTGTGCAGTTGCCGGGCGGTGCCCAAGGTCCTGCGCGCGAACGGTTTCAGCTTCAAGCACCACGATCTGGAGGCCGCTCTGATCGATCTGCTCCGGTAG